Within the Miscanthus floridulus cultivar M001 chromosome 2, ASM1932011v1, whole genome shotgun sequence genome, the region CACCCTAACGTGGCCACCCTAACGTCGCTGCTTTGATAGTAAGAAATTCTGGTGGCAGTACGGCACAAGGTCTTTCACAGGCCTTGCAAACATTCTGATGATACAAATAGGAATTCCATAGGTATTCAGAAACATATCCCATTCCAGTAGTATACTTTTTAGACAGCAGCTATGTCATGCAGCAACATGGCCAAGAATACGGAACACCATGAGCCATCTGCGAATATTTGACGATTACTTTGTTTCCAACCACAGATTTTGTATATTTCACGTCTTAAAAATTTGCATGTGGAAGAGTTGGTGCTGAGTTGACGATGAAGTAGGATAAAATCACGAAATTTCGTTCTCTGAGAAACACAAACAGTAGGCAATGTCTTGCGGGACTCACAAGGTAGAAGGTACTAACAATCTAACATGAGTGAGACTGAGCAGTGGGCAAAGAGACAGCGTGACAGAAAACGAGGAAACATGAGTGAGACCAAACATGGGTTGTTGCATGCATTGGAGCCACAAGGACAAGACGAGAGAGACACCAACTAGACGTACGCCTCTGCCTGCCTATGAGACGAGAGAGGCAGAGGCAGGCCGGCCGGCCATCGCTCATTCATTGGCTCTTGGCCTCCTGCATTGCATCCCGTCAGGAAGTGCAGAGTGAGAGGGCACTCCACATCCAAAACTCCAAGCACCAGCTTGCAGCCACGGTAGGGCCCCGGGCAGAGCTGGCGGCCATTTTCGACATGTGCGCCCGGCACAAATGACAACCGGGTCGCCGTCGGCTCGATTCCTTGGACAAGTATGCCATCGATGCCACTTTCACCCACCCTCTGAATATCCCCAAGAGGCAACTCCCCTTCTGATGGCAGTATCGGCCCGTGTTTAGTTTGCAAAAAGTTTTTcaaaaaagtactacagtacctatcacatcaaatcttacgatacgtgcatagagcattaaatatagacgaaaaaaaaactaattgcacagtttagttgaaaattacgagacgaacgttttaagcctaattagtccatgattgaacactaattaccaaataaaaacaaaaatgctaccgtagtcaaatttccaacttttcgcgaactaaacaagggctcagcaTTCAACAATGACACCCGTAGGATTTAGACAGCTGCTACAGATGGCCAAGGCCAATATTTACAACAGTTTGAATCATACTTACTTACTAGCCACTACTTGCAATGGGCACCACCATGTCGATGGTACTTAATTACAGCTCTACACTAAATGGGGGAAATGAAGTATCTACAATGGTGGATGGTGCTAAAGAACCTACTGTATGCACCAACTGTTGATGGCGTACATGCCAGTTGGTCGGGTTGCTTTATATGACTGGTCGTCATCTGATGCATGAATACTCCTAATTGCATTGTGGAACTAGGTACACCAGCATCTTGCGTGCTTCATGAACATGCTGTGGCTGCCACGGTGTCACCACTATGGCCAATTTCTTTGTCACTACGCTTGCAGAGTAGTAGTGGACTCACCAGCTGCATGCGCTGGATGAAACTCAGGACCCAATCAACCCAAGGTTGCAGAGTGATCTTGGTCTAAAGAGGCTGCTGAAGAGGAACCTAGTGGGCGAAGAATCTTGCGTTAGTGACTTTGGCTGATCAGGGTGCCCTTTCACTTGAAGCACGGTCTGGCCTATCTCCTGGCGTATGGCCTCGAGCGTCTTCAGCTCCACTGAGCTCCCTGCCGCGTCACGGACATAGAAAGTATTGATAGCCTTGTCACCCTTAGTTGAAACTTCTGCTCTTGTGACTGTCAAGCCGTTCTCTCGGAAGATGCGTGTTACGTCCAACAACAGACCCACTCTGTCGCCTGTTGACAGTTCTAACTTCAGGCCCTGCAAGGGATATACAGTTGCTGATAAATTTTGTACTAAAAGGCACTGCTGACTTCAATTCATTACTGTATGCTTACATTAAAACACACAACAGTAGGAAAATAACTGTAAGCAGGGATGAGTTAATTGTGAACATTGAAGAAAAACAGCACGCGCCTCATCAAGAGGAAAAGGACCCAAAGCACTGATAGTGACTCATCAATAAAGTGTGCCAGACAATGCAAAATGCTAACTCTCCAACAACAATTTACCTCCTACAGCAATGAATCACACCATTCAAGTCCCTATCTCAACAACTAAATGAATGCAGAAGTATCATCTGCGACCGCAGAAAAGCAAAACAAACAGcgaaaagcaaaaggaaaataaTCACATAGGTGCTGCTAACTATTGCAGAATTACCTCAGATACTCTCCGTTCTATAGCTGCTTCAAGACATTGGATGATTCTCTTTCTCTCGGCTTCTGAATTGACAGGTGAACCATCAATGTGCCTAATGTAATAGTCCTGTGGAACCATGGTGTTAAAGTAGGAAACAAAAGGTTGCATGTCTATGTCCAGCGATAGGAGTTTGAAGCTGAAATGTCGTGGTGAGATACCTGGTAAGCGTCGGGGCCCTCAGTATCCATGCTCCCATGGAAAACCACATATTGCATATCTGTTAGGGTGCAAACCGTGTCGAATAGAAGCTTTGGCCGATCCTTGCACCGAATTGTCACCACAGAATAGTCTTTCTGAAGCCAGTTAACGACTGAAACCATTGAAGTGGGGCCGGCACTTGCCCTGTCCTTATCATGCCTTTCGTAGTCTCGATCCTCAAGCATCATTTGGTGCAGCCTCCGCTCTGTGTGGGTTATGCCCATTGCGACCGTTGTCTTGGCATCTCGACTCCTCCCCTTGAACACATTGCAAAGTCGCTCTTTGATTCTGCCAAGCCTTTCTGCATCCGAAATCGCCAGCCCGGACTTCCTGTCAGTGACCTGCATGACTGCAGCTGCTCTTTCGTTATGTGTCCACAGCTCCGCATTCACCACATTGCACTCCAGATTTGTGAGCACAGCGCTCACTTCGGAGAGAAGACCGGGCCTGTCAGTCCCAGTTAGCTCTATCAAGGTGTAGTCGGAGGAAGGCTCCACTCCAACGGCTTTCCTCCGCGAGGGAAGAAAGCAAGAATCAGGCCCGATAGACTGCACAGGAAGAGATTGACAGATTCAGCAAACTGAACGGGAACAGGAATATGAACAGACAATGATGGCAAACATTACCTTGTAAATGTAATCTTTTATACTTTCTAGCACAGATTCGTCCATTATCTTGTGCCCACTTTGGTTCGTCACATTGAAGACTGACAGAAAAAAACCAAACAGCTTAGAAATTGTTACACCATTTTGACGAAAGGAACAGAAAGAAACCAATTTTAATTTTGTCCTACCGTCCATGAACCATCCTCCGTCTGAGGATATGTATGCTTTCTTGACTATGAGTTTGAGGTCAGTGAGGACCTGCACTACCTCTAACAGTACCCCATACTTGTTGGCGCTGTCCACCTATATcgttcaaataaaaaaaaaactatgtcAGCTTCAGCcacaaacaagaaaacacacgcCAATGAGAAGCACTTGATTTTTGAGGGACTCACATGAATAACTGTAGCGTTTGGACATGAGGTGTTGTCAATAGTGACCCTGAACTCAGAAAAGAATATGAATCAACATGTATGTTAGTATGACCATGAAAAAACTTTGCACACTGCTAAGATTGACAGAGGTTAAGGAAGGAACTGATTTTCTGAAACAAGGAAATTGTTGAAGAATTGGGTTCGTACTACCTTGGGGGGTTCATCTTTTGGATGAATTTCTGGTACTCATCGTCACAATCCCAAGAAGAATAAGCCGCCTCTCCATCTGCTAATGCTGATTCATGAGTTGAAAAAAAAACGCCCAGTCAAGATTGAATCAAACCGCAGCTGCAAACCAGAAATGCAAGAGAGAGAAAAGTATGGCCGCGTCCACGGCGATTGCGGCTATTGGGCAAGAACAGCTAAAATGGGCCTTTTTAGTTCCCGAGAATCAAACGACCGAATTCATCAACTCATcatcagaaaagaaaaaaaaataaagagcTCGTCGATGTTTTCCAAGAACACGATGAAACAGAGACCGGAAGAATCCGATGGAATCCTTCAAtcaattcatcaaagaggtaaaGAAGGGAAAACTGAAGCTGGAACAATTTCCCCAGAGGGAAACAGACTCAAAACGGCATAGAAGGGAAAGAGTAACCGCGCCACCGCCATAGAAGGAAAGCACTATCCGCCGCACGGGAGCAGGCCGACCTGAGCGACACCAAGAAAGGAAGGAAGGGAGATGGGCGGCTCTTGGTTTTGATATACATACCCATGCTTGCTTGGTGATGATGGCGGCGATGATTGAACTCAATCTTGCAAAGAATCGAGAGCGGAGGGAGCCCCTGCCAAGCCTCCCCTTcgccctctctgtctctctctctcccctcacGCCCACCCCCACAGGATGACAGGAATGGCAATGgcagcagcaacagcaactcTTCCTTGAGTTGGAAAGGCCAGGATTCTGCCTTTTCCTCGAACGGTGAAATGAAACGCACACGCGCCCCAACCCCAACCAACACGCCCCTCCAGCTGTACTACTACTCACAAGTCACAACAAGGCAGTAGGAGGGTACGCGAGCGTGGCTGCGCCGGCCCACCTATCAGTGGCCTTGCTGCTTTTGAGCTGTGACTAGTGACTAGTGACGAGACGAGGAGGTAGGGGAGCACGTGCGCCGTGCAATGCCTGTACCGCACCACATCCACACCAGAGGCCTAGCCTGGAGAGGCGAACGTCCGACGGCCCAGCAACTCCGTTCCCGAACTcgtcaataataataataacacctCACGGCAAGCATTTGAATCCTAGAGCTCGTTTGGAGGGGTTTCTCTCGGCTCcgtcaataataataataataataacatctCTGGACACTAGAACACTGTAGTATGAAGCCGGAGAAACTCGAAATCGTGGCTCCATTGGCTCCTCGTCTTCTCAGTTCATTTTCGGCCGCGAAAACAAACGGCTCAAAACGGCTCTGTGCTACAGTACTGCTACAGTGATTTCtcggaggagccggagcccccGGGAGCTATGCCAGACACTGCCTTAATGTCCTGTTCACTTGGCCGataagtcatggctaaaagtactgttgactgatttgttgttagagaaaaataatattcgttggctaaaaaaagtacggcttataagctaagTGAACAGGGCGTAAGTCATTTTTTGACTTTTTAAATATATAGTTTTGGAAATTCGATGTATCCGCCCTACTTCAGACTTCAATGCTAACTTTTAACTTTATGATTTTGTCCTCGTGATTTTGAAACGAAGCAACCGCTTACCCTTATTTTGTGACACCGTTTAGCCTGAGTGGATTTagtggaaaaaaaagaaaaggtacCCACACGAAATTGCAACAATAACGTCAACAAAAACTTTCCTTCGCTCACATTCTCTCTCACCTTTTGCTCGACCGCATCCTTATCGCGCACGCGGACGCTAGGTTTTCCTTGGCCAGCAACCTTGGGCAGCGCGACTACCGGTGAAGTCGGCTCTTGGTCCCAACGATGTCCCCCTTTCCCTTGCTACCTCGCCACCGTACCCCAACGGCTCGGGCTCCGCGTGGGAGGAGGCTGTGCTCACGGCCCCATCCGATGACTGTGACCTCCCTAGGCAccacgttgaaaggtcctaatggctagagagggggtgaatagcctaataaaaatttctacaacaacacttaacaaaaggttagacaattatgaggcgaagcaagtgttgcgctagcctactcaaaatgcaagccacctaccacaattctagtttagatagtgtcgattcacacaagaggtatgacactaccctatgttagtgtgctctcaaaggctaactaaagagccacaccaaccaagcaaacaagctctcacaactagttacactaaagagcttgtcaactagtttacgataatgtaaagagagtgatcaagatagttataccgccgtgtagaggagtgaaccaatcaatcataaggatgaataacaatgaagaccaatcacctcggaatcaaaggatgaacacaatgatttttaccaaggttcacttgcttgccggcaagctactcctcgttgtggtgattcactcacttggaggttcacgcgctaattggcttcacacgccaaaccctcaatagggtgccgcacaaccaacacaagatgaggatcacacaagccacgagcaattcactagagtaccttttggcgcttcgccggggaaatgtcaagaacccctcacaatcaccacgatcggagccggagacaatcaccaccctccgctcaacgatcctcgctgttccaagccatctaggtggcggcaaccaccaagagtaacaagcgaaatccacagcgaaacacgaacaccaagtgcctctagatgcaatcactcaagcaatgcacttggatcactcccaatctcactatgatgatgaatcaatgatggagatgagtgggaggactttggctaggctcacaaggttgctatgtcaatgaaaatggccaaagatgtgagccatagccgaccatggggcttaaatagaagcccccacgaaatagagccgttatgccccttcactgggcataacacgggccaaccggacgcttcggtcgaactgaccgaacgccagccctcagcgtccggtcgctcgatggacgccacacgtcactagcttcaaatgctgttcgtcagatGTCAACGGctacgaggtgaccggacgctccggcaaaactgaccagacgctggagcctcagcgtccagtcgagtatagtaagggtcaaaagtggttttcctcgaccgaacgcgtctggtccacctcgaccggacacagcccagcgtccggtggtaaaccctagccactgtaccgctagtcagcgcgaccggacacaggcagtctgtgtccggtgcttttggatccagcgtccgatcacttgaccgatgctggcatctcttccattctcttcacccttgctcaagtgtgctaaccaccaagtgtatcaccttgtgcacatgagttagcatattttcacaaatgttttcaagggtgttagcactccactagatcctaaatgcatatgcaatgagttagagcatctagtggcactttgataatcgcattccgatatgagtttcacccctcttaatagtacggctatcaaacctaaatgtgatcacactctctaagtgtcttgatcaccaaaataaaatagctcctatggattatacctttgccttgagctttttgtttttctctttcttcttttcaagtttaagcctttgatcatcgccatgtcatcaccattgtcatgttatgatcttcattagcttctccacttgaagtgtgctacctatctcatgatcacttgataaactaggttagcacttagggtttcatcaattcaccaaaaccaaactagagctttcacacgtgACACGGTTGGAGGATGCACTCTCGTCCTGATGACCTCCCCCTGGCCAGCGACTCCCCACCCCCAGCCACCTTGGCAGCACTAGGAGGGTGCATGATAGCACCAAGAGGGCACCCCGGCTGCCTCAAAGCACCAGTCGGTCAACTCCAGGACATTTACGACAACTACCATGGAAGAGCCCATATATTTTCTTCAATCTATGACATGGGTGCTTCAACGCACTGCAAAATAGCAGTGATGTTTAGATTTTTTTTAACATGTATATTTGCTACTGTGATTTGTAGGCCAAATCACAAAGAATTGAAACTTCTTGTTAGAGTTCGGTCATTTTTCAACTTGCGAGATGGTGGTCCAAAGTTGTGGTGGCACGGTAGAACTTTGCCAACCAAGGTTGTTGTCACGCATAGCTTTGGGCTATTGCAGCTAGTTGATTTCATTGATGAGCACTGCTTGTGGGGTTCTAAATAATACATAACTTTGTGGTGTGATTTGGAGAATTACTCTATGGAGATCAAATCTGATGAAAATTTGTTAGAGTGGTTTCTAATCAATATAGAGAAATAATTAGTATGCATCAATGCTATGATAAGTGGTTTTGAGGGGCCACATCAATTTTCTCTAACAAAGCAAAGGTTTCACCCCTACCGTGTGGACCGTTGTGCTCATGATTGAGGAATGCACTAGTGAGAGAGCCACAAATGAGAGAGCAACCAATGAGAGAGCCACAAATGAGACAACCACAAATGAAACAACCATAGCCACATCTTAAAAAAAGAAAGCCACCACCAAAAAAGGTGCTTTTGAGGATGAGGCTACAGGGGCTGATGCAGAGGGGACGTATTTTGATACGAATTCACTTGCGGCAGTAAGTGATAGGAGCTATGACATGGATTTGGCTACATCACTGACTTTGATGATGATTGCTCTGAACCTGAGTTTGATCCTAATGGTGAAATTGTTGATGAGGAAGATGGGTATCTTCCCATGTTTTCATATGATGATGGTGATCTATGTATTGATGTAAATATGGTATTCCCAGATGTGGATCAGTGCAAGTCAGCAGTCACACATCATGCTATCTTGCATGATCATGCTTTCCATATTGTGAAAAAGACGAGAAAAGATTTAAGGCCATATGCAAGAGAGCTAAACAACGTTGCAAGTGGACCTTTTTGCATCTGCAAGCAAGAAATATGTTGGATGTAAGGTAAATGACAACTATTGAGTTCGTCCTTTTGCAAGTGGACCTATTGTATcgatctatatctcttataaagctaatcccCACTACAAGTCTATCTTAACATGCAAGCCATCCATATCATTCCCCACTAATAGCCATGTGATCCCACTAACTTTCAACATCTTAATTGCAAGCTATTCACATACATCATCTCCACTCAATTTCTCATTCTAAATTCGCTAATCCCCACTACAAGTCTAACTCAACATGCAAGCCATCTACATCATTCCCCACTAATAGCCATGCCATCCTACTAACTTTCAACATCTTAATTGTGAGCTATTCACGTACATCATCTTCACTCAATTTTGTTCTAAATTCTTTTTAATTCCCACAGCAACACGTGGACCATCTTCTCGTTCACATAACATTGATGATTCATTTTTGTACATTTTCCTGATATAGGTTAAGACCAATGGACCAAAGCATACTTGTAGTTCATTCAATAGGTGTGTTAAACAATGACCTCTAATAAATGGGCGGTTGACAGAGTGATCAACTTATTATGGGATGACTCTGAAGTGGGACCAACTGAGTTGAGGGACAAACTGAAGAACAAATACTCAATGGATGTTCCATATGATAGAGTTGCTAGAGGGAAGTTGAAAGCACTAGACATGATATATGGGAAATGTGATGATAGTTATGATTTGTTGCCTACTTATCAAGTTGAGCTTTTGAGATCAGTACCTGGTAGTGTTGTGGAGCTAGAGACTGAAGAGCACAATGGTGATGTGTGTTTTATGGGGTTCTTTGTTTGCTCTTAAACCTAACCATACTTAGATGGCTTCTTGCAAGGGTGCAAACCACACATTGCCATGGATGCAAACACATTCGACAAGGAGGTACAATCGAGAGGTCAGTTGGCATCAGTTGTTGGAGTGGATGGTCATAATTAGTTGTTCCCAATTGCATATGGAGAGATTGAGGCTGAGTCTAAGGAAAGTGGACTTGGTTTGTCAATACAACGTGAAGAAGGCTATTGATACACCTCTAGGTATATACATTTCCTATTTCTAACTCTATTTTCTAAGTTCcaagtttctagtatttttctaacATAGAGCAAAATGTTCATACAAGCTTGGTCATTAGCACAGATGTAGGAAAGGGAATATGATTGGCAGTTGAAGATGTGTATCCTTGAGTAGAACATAGAGAATGCATGAAGCACTAGTGGAAGAACATGAAGAAAAGTTACAATGGTACTCTTTATGACAATAATATGTCATGTGCTACCAAGAGCTTCATAATTTCAAAGTTTAACTACTTCATGGGGAAAATAGAATGGGGAAAATAGAGAAGGATCCTAAAATCATTGAATGGTTGGACGAAAACCATCCATATGTGTGGAGTAGAAGCAAATTTAGTGAAGACTGCAAGGTAGATTATATCAATAAAACTTCTCTGAATGTTTTAATAGTTGGATGTAAAAAACAAAGGACTTTCAGATTGTTGAAATGCATGACCATATTGGTCAATTAATCATTGAGAAGTTCATTTGGAGGTCCAAGATTGGTAGTAATATGCTAGGCATTATAATCCTAGCTATTACCAATGATTTGAATACTAAAACAAAGAGTATCAAAGACCATGGGGTTTAATATGTGGGTCTAGGAAAGCTGAAGTAATTGTGAATAGATTCAGGCATGCAGTCAACTTGGAGGAAAAGACTTGTAGCTATCGGCCTTGGCAAGTGACTAGAAAACCTTATAGCCATGCTTTAGCTTTCATTGCAAAGATCAGTAGTGAGGTATAGATGGATGACTTCatccatgaatacttctctgttGATAGGTTTagaaatgcatatgcaagtaaaTTCAAGATCAATGTTCTCATATTGATGTAGGCTACAAATCAAGAAACCCAAATTGAGAAGGAAACTTGGGAGGCCAAGACAATCTAGGATCAAGCCATATGATGAAGTTGGCACTAGTAAGAAAAGAAAGGCGTGTTCTGAATATAGTGAACTGGGCCATATTGCCAAGACTTGCCGAGGAGGTCCTACAACTAGTCAAAAAATGAGGCATTCAACACCACAATATGGATCAAGACAAGGACATAGTGACCCTGATCTAAGTCATACATGCATTGCGGCCCAATTCCATTTATTTAGCCCAATTACTATTATGTACTTGTACTAACACTTTTTCAATAAACATTAAATGAAAGCGCTAGTGCAAGTAGTACTGCAACTGGAAGGAGAATGGGAAGAGGAAAGGGTTTAGGAGAGGACAACAATGAGCCAATGTAGGTGATCCATGCATTCTGTCCATTACTATTTTTTCTGCAAATTTTAGTGTTGCTAACAATATACTCTCTTCTCGTGAAGTGCAAGTGGTACAGGAAGAGAAAGGGGAAGGGTAGAGACAAAGTAAGACATGCAAGTACTGCTTCTGATTACTATATATTTTGGTAATCCCCTTTCACATATGCTAATTTTACTAACATAATTATGCTCTTTTCATATAAATTGCAAGTGCAAGTGCTTTAGGAAGGGGAACGAGAAGGAGAGAAAGAGGAGGAACTTCCAAAGGCTTGCTACTGTGTTAGGTTTCAATGTTTGATATGTAGCTCACTACTAGTTGCTTAGTGAACTCAGCACTAGTTTGTTAGGCTTGCTAGTTAGGTTCTACTAGTTAATGTGACTTGGACCTATATGCTAGCGTGTTTCTACTTTTGTTTGTTATATCATTTGGACCTATATGTTTGTATATAATATAGTACTGTATGATGGCATTTTACACTGATATGTAGGTATGCCATCTAGACATACTAAATTGATAGGGTGTATTGTCATTAATGCGATATGTATGATACTAATTTGTTGTGTGATATTAGTTTGTGTTTATATGGATTGTTAGCTAAAATGTTTgagtttttttcaaaatattgTCAAGTTCTGCCCTGATTGAATTGTGTAACCTATATCAAAATTACCAATATGCTGATACGAAAATAGGGGTAAAACACAAATAGCAaaaaaataggggtaaaatcacatGGGCAAACTTGTTCTTTTGTCCAAAAGTCAACACTGTTAGGTGAACTTATAACGATGGACTTCACAGTAGGGGCAAAGTCTCCcttctgtcggggacctaatactagggtacccaaagagtaGGAGTTAATAACCATCAGACATTAATAGTTCCAAACAGACAAAAATgcagctacacttcttgcccaaatgactgaagattagctctgcctcgcccgatgtcccggGATGGCTCTGCCttacccgatgtctgagggcaggctccacctcacccgatgttcgagggtaggctctgccttgctCAATGTCTAGgggcaagctctgcctcgcccgacgtccgagggtagggcttcgcctcgcccaacatccTAGGCTAGCTCTGCCCGACATCCTAGggtagctccgccttgcccgacatctgagggtcggctccgcctcgctcgatgtctgggggcaagctttgccttgcccgatgtccgaggggagggctctgcctcgctcgatgttctaggctggcttcgcctcacccgacgtctaagggcaggctctgcctcccCCGACGTCcaggctggctccaccttgcccgacccctgagggttggactctgcctcgcccaatgtctgagggcaggctccgcctcgcccaacgtctacgccctgctccttcataataaTGAGCATTgggtaagacaggacactcaagtcaaccgctgtaccgaggaccataccctacatgcctATGGGCAAGTATCATCAGGATAtgacgggacgggcgctttaagcctttccaggcatgacagaggccgaatagtgttgtaggcgctgacttttgtcttacagtgttgtgggcgccaccatCAACCCTCGGATGCAGgtcctgacataagcatacgacaaccactatgatctaagagggaactcacatcatctacagtaatggacgtatggtcacttccccgtctgctccccgtagggtcacggcTCGGCACCCTGGCACGCTGCGCCATCCGCTAGAGTAGGATGGGACATAATAATTTGCTGAACAAAGCCAGAGCACGGctctatcaggatcagcgaacgtgctatccctggcaccatctgccATGTTAGTAGGgaaggctcaagggaaaaggaagaatcggcaccttcgaaggaccttctctacctctggtttttcctctttctcctatctataatccctgctctcccttagtctataaaagggagggcagggcaccccactaaggggatggatcaatCCAACACACAATGCGTCATATAACACAcaactgagcagcaaccgagctcttggcatcctttcgacctttccatcagagacttgggacatgtccctctctcgaccatttataCCCCATACTACGATCCTTTTtgggtgctaataacacaagtagcagcaaactagacgtagagacattctgcctgaaccagtataaaccttgtgtcttttagcacacaaTACAGGCCTaacacgcaacaaatataaatttactagttggtgtttattcgaaacaccgacaattggcgcgccaggtaggagaCCTTTGCACATTCCGATGATAAACattaggccacggatggctagccatgatatcagctgggtcctaggtgcacacgtgcacttcgggagcctagacttcataaTCATGGTGGAAGGAGAGTTCGCATTGGCTGACGCCGctatccaatctctcccctccatcggcctcaatcacgagaggcttgagcgctagctcgATGTCTCCCCTAGACCCTAGCAGTCTAGGGAGGACTAGCACCGCCTCACCCTTTCCAACGCCAATGACATGGCGCGGTTTTCTAGAGGagggtccctctctctagaacaccacATATAGAGCGCCCCAACAGCGCTTCCATTTGGTCTCCGCAATGctgcggcgaccgttagccaccttatggAACAACACATGGTCCTACCACCCGTGAACAATGAGTTTGTAGGGATGA harbors:
- the LOC136539633 gene encoding ACT domain-containing protein ACR4-like, whose product is MALADGEAAYSSWDCDDEYQKFIQKMNPPRVTIDNTSCPNATVIHVDSANKYGVLLEVVQVLTDLKLIVKKAYISSDGGWFMDVFNVTNQSGHKIMDESVLESIKDYIYKSIGPDSCFLPSRRKAVGVEPSSDYTLIELTGTDRPGLLSEVSAVLTNLECNVVNAELWTHNERAAAVMQVTDRKSGLAISDAERLGRIKERLCNVFKGRSRDAKTTVAMGITHTERRLHQMMLEDRDYERHDKDRASAGPTSMVSVVNWLQKDYSVVTIRCKDRPKLLFDTVCTLTDMQYVVFHGSMDTEGPDAYQDYYIRHIDGSPVNSEAERKRIIQCLEAAIERRVSEGLKLELSTGDRVGLLLDVTRIFRENGLTVTRAEVSTKGDKAINTFYVRDAAGSSVELKTLEAIRQEIGQTVLQVKGHPDQPKSLTQDSSPTRFLFSSLFRPRSLCNLGLIGS